From a single Kitasatospora sp. NBC_00458 genomic region:
- a CDS encoding zinc-dependent alcohol dehydrogenase family protein produces the protein MVRTVRFHELGGPEVLRLEEVPLTGPGAGELLIRVDAIGVNRAEVLFRSGDYIEDVREFPGRLGVEAAGVVEVVGEGVTGFTAGDAVSVVPGFSMNDYGVYAERAVVPADVVLHRPEGLDAIGGAAVWMPYVTAYGALVEVGGMRAGDTVVITAASSSVGLATIRIANRLGAVPVATTRTAAKRDALLEAGAAAVIVTEEEDVAERVLELTDGRGAEFVFDAVAGPGVVELAKGLARGGTLFVYGALSGRDTPFPSMTHMRGRAMRSYTLDETTRDPEGLRRAEAFVASGLRSGAFQPEVDRVFPLAEIAEAHRYMEAGAQVGKIVVTVDH, from the coding sequence ATGGTCAGGACTGTGCGCTTTCACGAGCTGGGCGGGCCGGAGGTACTGCGGCTGGAGGAGGTGCCGCTCACCGGGCCGGGCGCCGGCGAGCTGCTGATCCGCGTCGACGCGATCGGGGTGAACCGGGCCGAGGTGCTGTTCCGCAGCGGCGACTACATCGAGGACGTCCGGGAGTTCCCGGGCCGGCTGGGCGTCGAGGCGGCGGGCGTGGTCGAGGTGGTCGGGGAGGGCGTGACCGGGTTCACGGCGGGGGACGCGGTGAGCGTGGTGCCCGGCTTCTCGATGAACGACTACGGCGTCTACGCGGAGCGGGCGGTCGTCCCGGCCGACGTCGTCCTGCACCGGCCGGAGGGGCTGGACGCGATCGGCGGTGCGGCGGTCTGGATGCCCTACGTGACCGCGTACGGCGCGCTGGTGGAGGTGGGCGGCATGCGGGCCGGTGACACGGTGGTGATCACGGCCGCGTCCAGCAGCGTCGGCCTGGCGACCATCCGGATCGCCAACCGCCTGGGCGCGGTGCCCGTCGCCACCACCCGGACGGCGGCGAAGCGCGACGCGCTGCTGGAGGCGGGCGCGGCCGCGGTGATCGTCACGGAGGAGGAGGACGTCGCGGAGCGCGTCCTGGAGCTGACGGACGGCCGGGGCGCGGAGTTCGTGTTCGACGCCGTGGCCGGCCCGGGCGTGGTGGAGCTGGCCAAGGGCCTCGCCCGGGGCGGGACGCTCTTCGTCTACGGCGCGCTGAGCGGTCGGGACACCCCGTTCCCGTCGATGACGCACATGCGCGGCAGGGCGATGCGCAGCTACACCCTCGACGAGACCACGCGGGACCCGGAGGGCCTCCGCCGAGCCGAGGCCTTCGTCGCCTCAGGCCTGCGCAGCGGCGCCTTCCAGCCCGAGGTCGACCGGGTCTTCCCCCTGGCGGAGATCGCCGAGGCCCACCGCTACATGGAGGCGGGCGCCCAGGTCGGCAAGATCGTGGTGACGGTCGATCACTGA
- a CDS encoding ArsR/SmtB family transcription factor, with product MAREARRGTARDRVPPHPDIRTVTLQQVLEALVDPVRRHIVRELHAAGEDLACGVIELPVGKSTATHHFHVLREAGLIRQHYAGTSRLNALRREELDEAFPGLLHAIVTAPEAR from the coding sequence ATGGCACGAGAAGCACGGCGCGGCACCGCCCGGGACCGCGTCCCGCCCCACCCCGACATCCGGACGGTCACGCTCCAGCAGGTGCTGGAGGCGCTCGTCGACCCGGTCCGGCGGCACATCGTCCGCGAGCTGCACGCCGCGGGCGAGGACCTCGCCTGCGGGGTGATCGAACTCCCGGTCGGCAAGTCGACGGCCACCCACCACTTCCACGTCCTGCGCGAGGCCGGGCTCATCCGCCAGCACTACGCCGGGACTTCGCGCCTGAACGCACTGCGCCGCGAGGAGCTCGACGAGGCCTTCCCCGGCCTGCTGCACGCGATCGTCACGGCGCCCGAGGCGCGGTGA
- a CDS encoding tyrosine-protein phosphatase codes for MTRHIAFEGPINFRDLGGYPTADGRSVRWGRLYRSASLATLTSPADLDRFRALDIGTVIDLRYPWEIDRRGRVPELDGVAYHNLSIEHRPYDQAEIDPDVDPWRYLADRFAEVAEDGAAEIREVLEVIAAADRPVVFHCASGKDRTGLIGALVLTLLGVGEDDVAADFALTELVTARLVADWRAGNPGRALRWPAFGRAPEAVIRHALADLTAAHGSVHAYATGKVRLGGASIDALRARLLTD; via the coding sequence ATGACACGCCATATCGCATTCGAAGGCCCGATCAACTTCCGCGACCTGGGCGGATATCCGACCGCCGACGGCCGCTCGGTCCGCTGGGGGCGGCTCTACCGGTCCGCCTCGCTCGCGACGCTCACCTCCCCCGCCGACCTCGACCGGTTCCGGGCGCTGGACATCGGGACCGTGATCGACCTGCGCTACCCGTGGGAGATCGACCGCCGCGGGCGGGTGCCGGAGCTGGACGGGGTGGCGTACCACAACCTCTCGATCGAGCACCGCCCGTACGACCAGGCCGAGATCGACCCGGACGTCGACCCGTGGCGGTACCTGGCGGACCGTTTCGCCGAGGTCGCGGAGGACGGCGCGGCGGAGATCCGGGAGGTGCTGGAGGTGATCGCCGCCGCCGACCGGCCGGTGGTGTTCCACTGCGCCTCCGGCAAGGACCGCACCGGACTGATAGGCGCGCTGGTGCTGACCCTGCTCGGGGTCGGCGAGGACGACGTCGCCGCGGACTTCGCGCTCACCGAGCTGGTCACCGCCCGGCTGGTGGCCGACTGGCGGGCCGGCAACCCGGGGCGCGCACTGCGCTGGCCGGCGTTCGGACGCGCACCGGAGGCGGTGATCCGGCACGCGCTCGCCGATCTGACCGCCGCCCACGGATCGGTTCACGCCTATGCCACCGGCAAGGTCCGGCTCGGCGGGGCGTCGATCGACGCGCTGCGCGCCCGGCTGCTCACCGACTAG
- a CDS encoding ATP-binding cassette domain-containing protein, giving the protein MALEFHRIAFQHDRRANLFAGLDLRIENPATVLLGPNGAGKSTLLALAASQLDPDRGSVTWHGVNPASGGGDRAAYRRAVAWLPQQVTPVPGLNVREQVAYCGWLKGMSRAAAWQASAGALARVGLDRLADRAGHQLSGGQLRRLGIAGCLAHHSELILMDEPTAGLDPAQRTVFRSLVEELTEDVSVVVSTHQTEDLAGTYRHVVVLDAGRVRFQGSTADFHALADGAAAGAPDPGGPARGGTGAPAGPAAPGTGVRGPGTPSAEAAYARLIERET; this is encoded by the coding sequence ATGGCCCTTGAATTCCACCGCATCGCGTTCCAGCACGACCGCAGGGCGAACCTCTTCGCCGGCCTCGACCTGAGGATCGAGAACCCGGCCACCGTCCTGCTCGGCCCCAACGGCGCGGGGAAGTCCACCCTGCTCGCCCTCGCCGCCTCCCAACTGGACCCGGACCGCGGGTCCGTCACCTGGCACGGCGTCAACCCGGCCTCCGGCGGCGGCGACCGGGCCGCCTACCGGCGCGCGGTGGCCTGGCTGCCCCAGCAGGTCACCCCGGTCCCGGGGCTCAACGTCCGCGAACAGGTCGCGTACTGCGGCTGGTTGAAGGGCATGTCGCGGGCCGCCGCGTGGCAGGCCTCGGCCGGCGCACTCGCCCGGGTCGGGCTGGACCGGCTCGCCGACCGGGCCGGCCACCAGCTCTCCGGCGGCCAGCTCCGCCGGCTGGGCATCGCCGGCTGCCTGGCCCACCACAGCGAGCTGATCCTGATGGACGAGCCCACGGCCGGACTCGACCCGGCCCAGCGGACGGTGTTCCGGTCACTGGTCGAGGAGTTGACCGAGGACGTGAGCGTGGTCGTCTCCACCCACCAGACCGAGGACCTCGCCGGGACCTACCGGCACGTGGTGGTGCTGGACGCGGGCCGGGTCCGGTTCCAGGGCAGCACCGCGGACTTCCATGCGCTCGCGGACGGCGCGGCCGCCGGGGCCCCGGACCCCGGCGGCCCGGCCCGCGGCGGTACCGGCGCCCCGGCCGGACCCGCGGCACCCGGCACCGGCGTACGCGGCCCCGGCACCCCGAGCGCCGAGGCCGCGTACGCCCGCCTGATCGAACGGGAGACGTGA
- a CDS encoding DUF7224 domain-containing protein, whose translation MLLRTVLRVSAGTRVLPFLLGFVLVALGDDLTAWVTPAYGLAAAGHASLALPFAGAACAAAGAWEGGRLHRGRVFDRSPVRSPLTVTAPVLLPVAVMGGLGMAAALATTAVAGGTAAGVPQPGVLAVWAGLLLADTLVGSVVGRVLAPVVAVPLALVSCFVLNAYPASFDTYWPRHLVGGGLADCCSVDQVLDGRAVAAPLVFSAAVCAAAALVIRQRGAPLALAAALAVTAGGTALAAHTARDLGPEPVLERSADALVCDRERPRVCLWPELGAARSALVRAETGRVADTLAGHGIAVPEVFTMAARPGPGEAKLGVPTDARVQEVAPAVVGGLLPRIPDCARRGEPYPAGAAAGTAAAWLTARAVPDGRTVPPSVGGRFGEADAARAEQLLRLPADVQLDWYRRTVESLGRCGTPPPDDTPPPGGGPAGAAAGTGTAAGEPAAVGTAGGVR comes from the coding sequence ATGCTGCTGCGCACCGTCCTGCGGGTCTCGGCCGGCACCCGCGTGCTGCCGTTCCTGCTCGGCTTCGTGCTGGTCGCGCTCGGCGACGACCTGACCGCCTGGGTCACCCCGGCCTACGGGCTCGCCGCCGCCGGACACGCCAGCCTCGCGCTGCCGTTCGCCGGCGCCGCCTGTGCGGCCGCCGGGGCCTGGGAGGGCGGACGGCTGCACCGCGGCCGGGTCTTCGACCGCTCCCCGGTCCGGTCCCCGCTGACCGTCACCGCGCCGGTGCTCCTGCCCGTCGCGGTGATGGGCGGGCTGGGCATGGCGGCCGCGCTCGCGACCACCGCGGTGGCGGGCGGCACGGCGGCCGGGGTGCCGCAGCCCGGCGTGCTCGCCGTCTGGGCCGGGCTCCTGCTCGCCGACACCCTGGTCGGCTCGGTCGTCGGACGGGTCCTGGCACCGGTGGTCGCCGTCCCGCTCGCCCTGGTCAGCTGCTTCGTCCTGAACGCCTACCCCGCCTCCTTCGACACGTACTGGCCGCGGCACCTGGTCGGCGGCGGGCTCGCCGACTGCTGCTCGGTGGACCAGGTCCTGGACGGTCGCGCGGTGGCGGCTCCGCTGGTGTTCTCGGCCGCGGTCTGCGCGGCCGCGGCCCTGGTGATCCGGCAGCGGGGCGCGCCGCTCGCCCTCGCCGCCGCGCTGGCGGTGACGGCGGGCGGGACCGCCCTCGCCGCGCACACCGCCCGCGACCTCGGCCCGGAGCCGGTCCTCGAACGGTCCGCCGACGCCCTGGTCTGCGACCGCGAACGCCCGCGGGTCTGCCTCTGGCCCGAACTCGGCGCCGCCCGGTCGGCCCTGGTCCGCGCCGAGACCGGGCGGGTCGCCGACACCCTGGCCGGGCACGGGATCGCCGTTCCGGAGGTGTTCACCATGGCCGCCCGACCGGGGCCGGGCGAGGCCAAGCTGGGCGTCCCGACCGACGCCCGGGTCCAGGAGGTCGCGCCCGCCGTGGTCGGCGGCCTGCTCCCCCGGATCCCGGACTGCGCCAGGCGCGGCGAACCGTACCCGGCGGGTGCGGCGGCGGGCACGGCCGCCGCCTGGCTCACCGCTCGGGCGGTCCCCGACGGGCGCACGGTGCCGCCGTCCGTCGGCGGCCGCTTCGGCGAGGCGGACGCCGCCCGTGCGGAACAGCTGCTCCGGTTGCCGGCGGACGTCCAGCTCGACTGGTACCGGCGGACGGTGGAGTCGCTCGGACGGTGCGGCACGCCGCCTCCGGACGACACACCGCCTCCGGGCGGCGGGCCGGCCGGAGCGGCGGCCGGGACGGGAACCGCGGCGGGCGAACCGGCCGCCGTCGGGACGGCGGGCGGTGTCCGGTGA
- a CDS encoding DUF2079 domain-containing protein yields MSRHDVAPYPDTDGTGDAAAAAVGAATGRPTALRLPPRARTIALTALCFAVCLAIGAQQWTTAQLGGFDLGIFDQGVRGYANLGLPVSTLKSYHHEFPPGFSLLGDHFSPVIALMAPLYWLWDDPRSLLLGQALCFAAGVPLIRRVADHCFAGADPRTARRAADLAALAYGLGWPLLVASRGGFHEVAFAVPLTLLMLERGLARRYGTAALAALLLCCTKEDMGLAVGAYGLVLLLRARRDTDPARRRQTARWGTGLLVGGPLASAVAIAWLVPAMGGVPGYYWNYQALGEDGGSAVANVLSDPTRLVSAFVDAPLKPLLLLWIFGTLLLLPLRSATILCALPLLAERVLSSNPNHWSIARHYDAFLWPILLVAALEVLGRRHDRVLTRRLGVAAAALTVAVALPLGAANLFVPGYWQPKTSEAALLRGAERIPDGASVEADNQAAPRLTARTDVVLVDEKPRGREYVLIRADKRSFPFRTDREQAARIELLLAHGYRTLWSEDGVVLLHRESTEPVPGEHVPGPDSTPYQDEVPSDVGHNLFRG; encoded by the coding sequence ATGTCCCGGCACGACGTGGCGCCGTACCCGGACACCGACGGAACCGGGGACGCCGCAGCCGCAGCCGTCGGCGCGGCCACCGGCCGACCCACCGCCCTCCGCCTCCCCCCGCGCGCCCGCACGATCGCGCTCACCGCGCTCTGCTTCGCCGTCTGCCTCGCCATCGGCGCCCAGCAGTGGACCACCGCCCAGCTGGGCGGCTTCGACCTCGGCATCTTCGACCAGGGCGTGCGCGGCTACGCGAACCTCGGACTGCCGGTGTCGACGCTCAAGAGCTACCACCACGAGTTCCCGCCCGGCTTCTCGCTCCTCGGCGACCACTTCTCCCCGGTGATCGCCCTGATGGCGCCGCTCTACTGGCTCTGGGACGACCCGCGCTCGCTCCTCCTCGGCCAGGCCCTCTGCTTCGCGGCCGGTGTGCCGCTGATCCGCCGCGTCGCCGACCACTGCTTCGCCGGCGCCGACCCGCGCACCGCCCGCCGTGCCGCCGACCTGGCCGCGCTCGCGTACGGGCTGGGCTGGCCGCTGCTGGTGGCCTCGCGCGGCGGCTTCCACGAGGTGGCGTTCGCGGTGCCGCTCACCCTGCTGATGCTGGAGCGCGGGCTGGCCCGCCGCTACGGCACCGCCGCGCTCGCCGCGCTGCTGCTCTGCTGCACCAAGGAGGACATGGGGCTGGCGGTCGGCGCGTACGGGCTGGTGCTGCTGCTGCGGGCCCGCCGGGACACCGATCCGGCGCGGCGCCGGCAGACCGCCCGCTGGGGCACCGGCCTGCTGGTCGGCGGGCCGCTCGCCTCGGCCGTCGCGATCGCCTGGCTGGTCCCGGCGATGGGCGGGGTGCCCGGCTACTACTGGAACTACCAGGCGCTCGGCGAGGACGGCGGCTCGGCCGTCGCCAACGTGCTGTCCGACCCGACCCGGCTCGTCTCGGCCTTCGTCGACGCACCGCTCAAGCCGCTGCTGCTGCTCTGGATCTTCGGCACGCTCCTCCTCCTGCCGCTGCGCTCCGCGACGATCCTCTGCGCCCTGCCGCTGCTCGCCGAGCGGGTGCTCTCCAGCAACCCGAACCACTGGTCGATCGCCCGGCACTACGACGCGTTCCTCTGGCCGATCCTGCTGGTCGCCGCCCTGGAGGTGCTGGGCCGCCGCCACGACCGCGTCCTGACCCGGCGCCTCGGCGTGGCGGCCGCGGCCCTCACCGTCGCGGTGGCGCTGCCGCTCGGGGCGGCGAACCTGTTCGTGCCCGGCTACTGGCAGCCGAAGACGAGCGAGGCCGCGCTGCTGCGCGGTGCCGAGCGGATCCCGGACGGCGCCTCCGTCGAGGCCGACAACCAGGCCGCGCCCAGGCTGACCGCCCGGACCGACGTGGTCCTCGTGGACGAGAAGCCGCGCGGCCGCGAGTACGTGCTGATCCGTGCCGACAAGCGGTCCTTCCCGTTCCGGACCGACCGCGAGCAGGCGGCCAGGATCGAGCTGCTGCTGGCGCACGGCTACCGGACGCTCTGGTCGGAGGACGGTGTCGTCCTGCTGCACCGGGAGAGCACCGAGCCGGTCCCCGGCGAGCACGTGCCCGGCCCGGACAGCACCCCGTAC